The window CTGGGGCCGTCTTCTTCCAGGACCACCAGGTCCTCTATCCTCACCCCTCCCCAGCCGGGGATATAGATTCCAGGCTCTACGGTGAAGGCCATCCCCTTCTCCAGGACATCTGGCGAGCTGGGGCCCAGGTGGGGGGCCTCGTGGGGGGCGAGCCCTACCCCGTGCCCCAGGCCGTGGCCGAAGCTCTCACCGTACCCTGCCTTTTCTATCACCTCCCGGGCCAGGCGGTCGGCCTCCTCCCCCTTCATACCAGGCCTTATCCCGGAGAGGGCCCTCTCCTGGGCCTCCAGGACGACGGCATAGATTTTCCTGAAGTTATCATCAGCCTCTCCCACGGGGAAGGTGCGGGAGAGGTCGCTGCCGTAGCCCTGGACGCGGGCACCGATATCAATGAGCAGAGGCTCCTTCTCAGCGAGGGCCCTGGTGGTGGGGCGGGCGTGGGGCATGGCCGACTGGGGGCCCGAGGCCACAATGGGCTCAAAGGGGAGGGGCTCGCTGCCCCTTTCCCTCATGGACTTCTCCAGCTCCCAGGCCAGCTCTATCTCCCCCATCCCGGGCTTGAGGAGGGGAAGGATGTGGTCAATTGCCTCATCTGCCAGCTGGGCGGCCTTTTCCATCAGGGCCACTTCCCCGGGCTCCTTGACCTGCCTCAGGCCCTCCACCAGCCCCTGGGTGGGCACGAGGTGGGGGCCGTCTTTCAGCGCTTCCTGGAGGAGGGTATAGGTGGCCAGGCTCATGTGGGAGGCCTCAAGGCCCAGGGTTCCTATCCCTTCCCCCGCCAGGAGTGGGGGCAGGAACTGGTAAGGTTCCCCTCTTATCCGCACCACCTCCCAACCGGGGGCCTGGAGCCGGGCCTGCTCGGTGTAGCGGAAGTCCACCAGGAGCAGGGAAGCCTTTCTGGTTATTAGGAGGTATCCGGCGGAACCGGTGAAGCCGGAAACATAGCGGCGGTTATCGGCCTGGGATATAAGCAGACCGTCCAGGCCCTTCTCCTCCAGCCGGGGGAGGAGCCTCCTTAGCCGGATTTCTTTGCCTCCTCAGCCAGGTATTCCAGGGCCAGGAGGTATCCCCGCCACCCCAGGCCGGTTATCTGGCCCCTGGTCACCGGGGCCACCACCGAGTTGTGGCGCCAGTCCTCCCGGGCATAGATGTTGGAGAGGTGCACCTCAACTACGGGCAGGCCGGAGGCGGCCAGGGCGTCCTTCAAGGAGAGGCCGTAGTGGGTGAGTGCCCCCGGGTTGATGATGATGCCGTCGGCTTTGGGGGCCTGGGCCTGGAGGAAGTCAATGATAGCTCCCTCGCTGTTGGACTGGAAGAAGGCCAGCTCCACCTTGAGCTCCCGGGCCTGCCCCTCCAGGAGGGCGTTTATCTCCTCCAGGGTCTTCCTCCCGTAGTGGGAGGGCTCCCTCTTCCCCAAAAGGTTCAAATTGGGGCCGTTAATTATCAGTAGTCTCATTCACCATCCCCCTTTCCCCCTTCCTCAAGGAAGGGGGAATCATAATTTGGCCGGGGGACACCCCCGTGCCCCCGGCAGGGGCGCAGCCCCTGCACCCTGTGAAGGTGCCAGCTTTCCCTTCATCCTAGAAGGGGGGCATATGTGTAATAAATCCCGACGATATCTCCGCTTTGGGCGTCAACCGCAACCGTCGCGTAGGGGAGCCGTGCGGGTGGCCCGGCAGGGAACGCCCTGAGGAAGGCGCCCTCGACCTGGACTGCCCACACCACGACGTAGGGGTATGACATTGAGGTGAGACCGCCGGCAGCCCGCCGCTCGAATTCCTGTCTGGTCATCAGGCGCGCCACGGGGTTGCGTGGGCTCTCCGCTGCCGAATACTCGCCGTGTGGAAGCGAGACCGTCGCGAGGGCGATCTGAACGGCCCGCTCTCTGGTCATCATGGATGCGGTGGGAAGGAGCGGAGCGGCGCCGCGCCATGTCATGTGGGGTAGTCCGTTTTGAGCGTTGAGCACAACCACTGTATAGTTGTATTGCGTGCGGTCCACCGGGAATGGAACGGGGAATGCATCGTACGACGTGCCTTCGTACTGGGCCACCCACACCAGCATGTCAGGACCTTCGAAAAGGCCGTAATTGGGGGTTATTCCCAGCTGCAGCTCAAAGTAATCGCGTATTGTCATCAAGCGTGCCACGGGGTTTCGGGGGTTTTGAACCGCCGTGACCTCGGGCTCGATGCCGGTCCGCGAGAGCGCGACTTGAAGGGCCTGCTCCCGGGTTATGGGGGTCACCGGCGTCGGCGTGCCAGGAGGCGCAGATGTGGGAACTACCTGTATGCAGGCGGCCAGGAGTAGCAGCCCGATTGCGCTGACGAGCACTGAGATTCTCAATATGCCTCTACCTCCGCCATCATAACTCGCTCCGGCCCCCTGGCGATTCCCCATAGACCCTCGGCGTCAACTCTCATCCCCCTCTCCTTGTCAAGGAGAGGGGGGCAGGGGGTGAGGTTGAACCCTTTCATTTCCCCTCCTTTGCCCGGGGGTGGGCGCGGGCATAGACCCGGCGGGCTTGGCTCTGGCTTATATGGGTGTAGACCTGGGTGGAGGCCAGGCTCTCGTGCCCCAGGAGCTCCTGGACGGTGCGCAGGTCAGCCCCCCCGTCCAGGAGGTGGGTGGCGAAGGTGTGGCGCAGGAGGTGGGGGTGGATATCTTTTTCCAGGCCCGCCTTCACGGCATACTCTTTCACGATGTTCTGGATGGAGCGGATGGTGAGCCTCTTCCCCTCTACATTCAGGAAAAGGGCGGGGCTTCTTCCCTGCCCCAGGAGGGTGGGCCTCGCCTTTTCCAGGTATTCCCGCAGGGCGCTGGCTGCGGGCCGGCCCATCACCACCACCCTCTCCTTGGACCTCTTCCCCCAGACCCTCGCCTCCTTCCCGGCCGGGTCAACATCGGCCACATCCAGCCCCACAATCTCGCTCACCCTCAGGCCCGAGGCATAGAGGAGCTCCAGAAGGGCCTGGTCCCGCATGCCGGCGGGGGTGGAGAGGTCGGGGGCCTTCAGCAGGGATGTCATTTCCTCCCGGGTCAAGAATGAGGGCAGGCGTGCTTCCTTTCTGGGCACCGAGGTGGTGCGGGTGGGGTCGGCGGCCACCTTCTTTTCCCTCACCAGGTATTTATAGAAGGAACGCAGGGCGGAGAACTTCCTGGAGATGCTGGACCGGGCGATGCCCCGTTCCAGGAGAAAGGCCAGGTAATCCCTCAGCACCTCCCGCCCCACCCCCTCCCAGGAGGCAACCCCCTTGAGGCCCAGGAACTCCCTGACCTCCTTCAGGTCTGAGGTGTAGTTGCGGATGGTGTAAGGGGAGGAGTGGCGCTCGGTTTCCAGGTAGAGGCGGAAGGACCTAAGCTCCGCTTCCACTCGTGGCTCCCGCGGGGACTGGCTCCTCCAGCTTTATCTTCTCCTTACATTCGAGGCATTGCCCCATCCCCTTCCGGTAGGAGACAAGGAGGCCCTCGCAACGGGGGCACTTCCCCAGGGGCCGGCGGGAGGAGGCGAACTTGCATTTTGGGTAGTTGAGACAGCCGTAGAAGACCCTACCCTTCTTTGTCTCTTTTTCACCCAGCTCCCCGCCGCATTTGGGGCAGGGGATATCCAGCTTCTTGGCATAGGGCCGGGTACGGCGGCAGTCGGGGAAGCCGGAGCAGGCCAGGAACTTGCCAAAGCGCCCCCGCTTGACGACCATCGGGCGGCCGCAGTCGGAGCACTTCTCCCCGGTCTCCTCCGGCTCAACCGCTTGCTGTGGAAGGGGCTGGGAGTAGCGGCACTCGGGGAAGCCGGAGCAGGCCAGAAAATAGCCGAAGCGCCCCCGCTTTACCACCAGGGGGTGGCCGCACTGGGGGCACTTCTCCGCCGTCTTCTCCAGCTCGTATTTCAGCGTCTGGGCGAAGGGGGTATAGAACTCCTGGAGGGTTTCCTGCCAGCCCAGCTCCCCCTGGGCAATCTGGTCCAGCTCCTTCTCCATCCGGGCGGTGAAGTCAAGGTCCACAATCTGGGGGAAGTGCTCCACCAGGAGTGCGGCCACAGTCCGGCCCAGTTTCTGGGGGTCGAGCTTTCCGTCTTTCTTCGCCACATAGCCCCTCTCTCTAAGGGTGGAGAGGATGGGGGCATAGGTGCTGGGGCGGCCGATGCCCTTCTCCTCCAGGGCCCGGATGAGGGTGGCCTCGTTGTAGCGGGGTGGGGGCTGGGTAAAGTGCTGGTCGGGGAAGGCCCCCAGAAAGCGGAGTTTCTCCCCCTTTTTCAAAGGGGGCAGCCTTTGCGAGGGCTCTTCCTTCTCGTCCCGGCTTTCCACATACAGGGTGGTGAAGCCGGGGAAGGTGAGGAGGGTGCTGGTGGCCCGGAGGAGATAGGCCTTCTTGCCCCTGGCCTCGATATCGGCGGTGGCCACCTGGTAGCGGGCGGGGGCCATCTGGCTGGCCAGCATCCGTTTCCAGATGAGGTCATAGAGGCGGAGCTGTTCCGGCTTGAGGAAGGGGTGGAGCTTCCCTGGCTCCCGGAGGATGCTGGTGGGGCGGATGGCCTCGTGGGCCTCCTGGGCATGGCCCCGGGCCCGGTACTGCCGGGGCTTCTCGGGAATGTAGTCGGGGCCGTATTTCCGCTGGATATATTCCCGGACCTCCCTGAGGGCCTGTGGGGAGACCCGGGGGGAATCGGTGCGCATATAGGTGATGAGGCCCACCCTCCCCTCCTTCCCGATGTCCAGGCCCTCGTATAGTTGCTGGGCCAGGGCCATGGTGTGCTTGGCGGCAAAGCCCAGCTTCCTGTAGGCCTCCTGCTGGAGGCTGCTGGTGATAAAGGGGGGAGGGGGCTGGCGTGTGGCCTCCTTGCTCTTTACCCCCGCCACCAGGTAGCGGGCCTTCTCCAGGTCGGAGGCTATTGCCCGGGCGGGGGCCTCCTGGGGGATGTCCAGCTTCGTGCCGTTGGCCAGAGATACAAGAAGGGCGCGGAAGGGCGGGTGGCCCCCCTTTTCCAGCTCCGTCTCAATGGTCCAATATTCCCGGGGGGCAAAGGCCTCAATCTCGTCCTCTCTGTCCACGACTATCCTCAGGGCGGCGGACTGGACCCGCCCAGCGGAGAGGCCCACCTGGACCCTCGTCCAGAGGAAGGGGGAGAGCTTGTAGCCCACCAGCCGGTCCAGGATGCGGCGGGCCTGCTGGGCCTCCACCAGCTTCATATCTATGGAGCGGGGATGGCGGAAGGCCTCCTTTACTGCCTCGGCGGTAATCTCGTGGAAGGCCACCCGGTGGTACTTGTGGTCTTTCAGCCCGGCCGCCTCCACCAGGTGCCAGGATATGGCCTCGCCCTCCCGGTCGGGGTCTGTGGCCAGGAAGACGGACTGGGCCTTGGAGGCGGCCTCCTTTATCCCCTTGACCACCTCCTTTTTCTCTTTGGGGATGATGTAGAGGGGGGAGAAGCCCTTGTCCACATTCACCCCCAGCCTCCAAGAGGGCAGGTCCCGGATATGGCCCAGGGTGGCCTTAACGGAATAGCCCTTGCCCAAAATCTGGCCCAGGGTGCGGGCCTTGGCCGGGGACTCCACCAGCACCAGCTTGGCCATCTACTCCACCTTCACCCGGTATTCTTCCCTGGCCTCGCGGGAGAGGATGTAGTGCATGGCCCCTACCTGCCGCACCAGGCCCTTGAGCTCCATCATGCTGAGGAGGCTGGAGACGGTGGGGATGGCCAGGCCGGATAGGCGGCAGAGCTCGTCTATGTGGAGGGGCTCGGCGGAGAGGTGGCGGAGGAGGGGGGCCTCCTGGGGCTCGGGGGCCAGAAGCTCTTTCATCTCCGCCTGGGGGGCGGCCATGGCCAGGTTCAGCTCCTCCAGGATGTCCCCGGCCCCCATGACCAGCTTGGCCCCTTCCTGGATGAGGCGGTTGGTCCCCCGGCTCTGGGGGGAGAGGATGCTGCCCGGGATGGCGAAGACCTCCCGGTTCTGCTCCAGGGCGAGGCGGGCGGTGATGAGGGCCCCCGAGCCCTCCCCGGCCTCCACCACCACGGTTCCCAGGGCCATACCGCTCATAATGCGGTTGCGACG of the Chloroflexota bacterium genome contains:
- a CDS encoding Xaa-Pro peptidase family protein, which produces MRLRRLLPRLEEKGLDGLLISQADNRRYVSGFTGSAGYLLITRKASLLLVDFRYTEQARLQAPGWEVVRIRGEPYQFLPPLLAGEGIGTLGLEASHMSLATYTLLQEALKDGPHLVPTQGLVEGLRQVKEPGEVALMEKAAQLADEAIDHILPLLKPGMGEIELAWELEKSMRERGSEPLPFEPIVASGPQSAMPHARPTTRALAEKEPLLIDIGARVQGYGSDLSRTFPVGEADDNFRKIYAVVLEAQERALSGIRPGMKGEEADRLAREVIEKAGYGESFGHGLGHGVGLAPHEAPHLGPSSPDVLEKGMAFTVEPGIYIPGWGGVRIEDLVVLEEDGPRLLSRAKKHRP
- the aroQ gene encoding type II 3-dehydroquinate dehydratase, which encodes MRLLIINGPNLNLLGKREPSHYGRKTLEEINALLEGQARELKVELAFFQSNSEGAIIDFLQAQAPKADGIIINPGALTHYGLSLKDALAASGLPVVEVHLSNIYAREDWRHNSVVAPVTRGQITGLGWRGYLLALEYLAEEAKKSG
- the xerC gene encoding tyrosine recombinase XerC; its protein translation is MEAELRSFRLYLETERHSSPYTIRNYTSDLKEVREFLGLKGVASWEGVGREVLRDYLAFLLERGIARSSISRKFSALRSFYKYLVREKKVAADPTRTTSVPRKEARLPSFLTREEMTSLLKAPDLSTPAGMRDQALLELLYASGLRVSEIVGLDVADVDPAGKEARVWGKRSKERVVVMGRPAASALREYLEKARPTLLGQGRSPALFLNVEGKRLTIRSIQNIVKEYAVKAGLEKDIHPHLLRHTFATHLLDGGADLRTVQELLGHESLASTQVYTHISQSQARRVYARAHPRAKEGK
- the topA gene encoding type I DNA topoisomerase gives rise to the protein MAKLVLVESPAKARTLGQILGKGYSVKATLGHIRDLPSWRLGVNVDKGFSPLYIIPKEKKEVVKGIKEAASKAQSVFLATDPDREGEAISWHLVEAAGLKDHKYHRVAFHEITAEAVKEAFRHPRSIDMKLVEAQQARRILDRLVGYKLSPFLWTRVQVGLSAGRVQSAALRIVVDREDEIEAFAPREYWTIETELEKGGHPPFRALLVSLANGTKLDIPQEAPARAIASDLEKARYLVAGVKSKEATRQPPPPFITSSLQQEAYRKLGFAAKHTMALAQQLYEGLDIGKEGRVGLITYMRTDSPRVSPQALREVREYIQRKYGPDYIPEKPRQYRARGHAQEAHEAIRPTSILREPGKLHPFLKPEQLRLYDLIWKRMLASQMAPARYQVATADIEARGKKAYLLRATSTLLTFPGFTTLYVESRDEKEEPSQRLPPLKKGEKLRFLGAFPDQHFTQPPPRYNEATLIRALEEKGIGRPSTYAPILSTLRERGYVAKKDGKLDPQKLGRTVAALLVEHFPQIVDLDFTARMEKELDQIAQGELGWQETLQEFYTPFAQTLKYELEKTAEKCPQCGHPLVVKRGRFGYFLACSGFPECRYSQPLPQQAVEPEETGEKCSDCGRPMVVKRGRFGKFLACSGFPDCRRTRPYAKKLDIPCPKCGGELGEKETKKGRVFYGCLNYPKCKFASSRRPLGKCPRCEGLLVSYRKGMGQCLECKEKIKLEEPVPAGATSGSGA